Proteins encoded within one genomic window of Setaria italica strain Yugu1 chromosome IV, Setaria_italica_v2.0, whole genome shotgun sequence:
- the LOC101762697 gene encoding 12-oxophytodienoate reductase 1, producing MEHQEVIPLMTPYKMGQFELSHRVVLASMTRCRAYGYVPQPHTAVYYSQRATRGGLLITEGTGVSATAQGFPGSPGIWTPEQVAAWKPVVDAVHLKGALFFCQIAHVGRVSTNDFQPDGQAPISSTDKQLSPDAESGTVYSKPRRLRADEISGIVDDFRRAARNAIEAGFDGVEIHGAHGFLFEQFMKDSANDRTDEYGGSLENRCRFTVEVVDAIVQELGAHRVGIRLSPFADYMDCVDSDPVALGHYMIQQLNKHKDFLYCHIVEPRMAIVDGHKQIPHRLLPFRKAFNGTFIAAGGYDREEGNKVMAEGYTDLIAYGRLFLANPDLPRRFELDAPLNKYDRSTFYTQDPVIGYTDYPFLEDDDNNESN from the exons ATGGAGCACCAAGAAGTGATCCCTCTGATGACCCCGTACAAGATGGGCCAGTTTGAGCTGTCGCACCGCGTGGTGCTCGCGTCGATGACGCGGTGCCGTGCCTACGGGTACGTGCCGCAGCCGCACACCGCCGTGTACTACTCGCAGCGCGCCACCAGGGGCGGCCTGCTCATCACGGAGGGCACGGGCGTGTCCGCCACCGCGCAGGGCTTCCCGGGGTCCCCCGGCATCTGGACGCCGGAGCAGGTCGCGGCGTGGAAGCCTGTCGTCGATGCCGTCCACCTCAAGGGCGCGCTCTTCTTCTGCCAGATCGCGCATGTGGGAAGGGTCTCAACTAACG ATTTTCAGCCAGACGGTCAAGCGCCGATCTCGAGCACAGACAAGCAGCTCTCCCCTGACGCCGAGTCCGGCACCGTATACTCCAAGCCGCGCCGGCTGCGGGCGGATGAGATCTCGGGGATCGTCGATGATTTTAGGCGTGCCGCACGGAATGCAATCGAGGCTGGGTTCGACGGCGTGGAGATCCATGGCGCGCATGGTTTCCTCTTCGAGCAGTTTATGAAGGATAGTGCTAACGATCGCACTGATGAATATGGCGGGAGCCTAGAGAACCGGTGCCGCTTCACGGTAGAGGTCGTCGACGCCATCGTCCAAGAGCTGGGCGCACACCGCGTGGGCATTAGGCTGTCGCCCTTTGCTGACTATATGGACTGTGTGGATTCGGATCCGGTGGCGCTTGGGCACTACATGATTCAGCAGCTGAACAAGCACAAGGACTTCCTTTACTGCCACATTGTGGAGCCACGGATGGCCATCGTCGATGGCCACAAGCAGATCCCTCACAGACTCCTACCATTCCGGAAGGCATTCAATGGCACGTTCATAGCTGCCGGCGGTTATGATCGGGAGGAAGGTAACAAGGTAATGGCGGAAGGCTATACCGACCTTATAGCATACGGGAGGCTCTTCTTGGCTAACCCGGACCTTCCTAGGAGGTTCGAGTTAGATGCGCCATTGAACAAGTATGACCGCTCCACCTTCTACACGCAAGATCCTGTTATTGGCTACACGGATTATCCTTTTTTGgaagacgacgacaacaacgAGTCAAATTAA
- the LOC101762295 gene encoding 12-oxophytodienoate reductase 1 yields MVHQAPKEVIPLMTPYKMGQFQLSHRVVLAPLTRCRSYGNVPQPHAAVYYSQRATKGGLVIAEATGVSATAQGYPETPGIWTQEQVEAWKPIVDAVHRKGALFFCQIWHVGRVSNNKFQPDEQAPISSTDKQISPDPESGMVYSKPRRLQTKEISGIVDDFRRAARNAIEAGFDGVEIHGAHGYLLEQFMKDSSNDRTDEYGGSLENRCRFAVEVIDAIVHEVGAHRVGIRLSPFVDFVDCVDSDPIALGHYMIQQLNKHEGFLYCHMVEPRMAIVDGRRQIPHRLLPFRKAFNGTFIAAGGYDREEGNKVVAEGYADLVAYGRLFLANPDLPRRFELDAPLNKYDRSTFYTQDPVVGYTDYPFLEEDSNRKAATQA; encoded by the exons ATGGTGCATCAAGCTCCCAAGGAGGTGATCCCGCTGATGACGCCGTACAAGATGGGCCAGTTCCAGCTCTCCCACCGGGTGGTCCTTGCGCCCCTGACGCGGTGTCGCTCCTACGGCAACGTGCCGCAGCCGCACGCCGCCGTGTACTACTCGCAGCGCGCCACCAAGGGCGGCCTCGTCATCGCCGAGGCCACGGGGGTGTCCGCCACCGCGCAGGGCTACCCGGAAACGCCCGGCATCTGGACGCAGGAGCAGGTCGAGGCGTGGAAGCCCATCGTCGATGCCGTCCACCGCAAGGGCGCGCTCTTCTTCTGCCAGATTTGGCACGTCGGCAGGGTCTCCAACAACA AGTTTCAGCCTGACGAGCAGGCGCCTATCTCGAGCACGGACAAGCAGATTTCCCCGGACCCCGAGTCCGGCATGGTGTACTCCAAGCCGCGCCGGCTGCAGACCAAGGAGATCTCGGGGATCGTCGACGACTTCAGACGGGCCGCGCGGAACGCCATCGAGGCAGGGTTTGACGGTGTAGAGATCCACGGCGCGCACGGATACCTCCTGGAGCAGTTCATGAAGGACAGCTCTAATGACCGCACGGACGAATACGGCGGTAGCCTTGAGAACCGGTGCCGCTTTGCTGTTGAGGTCATCGATGCCATCGTCCATGAGGTGGGTGCGCACCGTGTGGGCATTAGACTATCACCGTTCGTCGACTTCGTGGATTGTGTGGACTCCGACCCGATAGCTCTTGGCCACTACATGATTCAACAGCTCAACAAGCACGAGGGCTTCCTCTACTGCCACATGGTGGAGCCCCGGATGGCTATCGTCGATGGCCGCAGGCAGATTCCACACCGCCTCTTGCCATTCAGGAAGGCGTTCAATGGCACGTTCATCGCCGCCGGTGGGTATGACCGAGAGGAAGGCAACAAGGTAGTGGCAGAAGGCTATGCTGACCTTGTCGCGTACGGAAGGCTCTTCCTAGCCAATCCAGACCTGCCTAGGAGGTTTGAGCTAGACGCGCCGCTAAACAAGTATGACCGCTCGACGTTCTACACACAGGACCCTGTCGTTGGATACACAGACTACCCTTTTCTTGAAGAGGATAGCAACAGGAAGGCTGCTACTCAAGCTTAA